The genomic DNA GTTTTTCAGTAGATATAAAAGAGTTTTTAGGTTCAACTTTTACTATAACACTTTACTGTTTTAGCATAATTTTTGCTTCATTTGTTTTCCATTTAGGCATAACTAGACTTTTAAAGATAAAGTATCAATATGTAATACTTTCTATAGTAGGAGCAATTGCTGATGGTCCTACTTCAGCTTTAGTAGCTGCTTCTGCAAAGTGGAATTCGCTTGTAAGTGTAGCAGTCGTAATGGGAGTAATTGGTGGAGTATTAGGAAATTATGCAGGTATATCAGTGGCATATGCAATAAAGATGTCTCTAGGATTATAGGGGGGAGTTTAATTGATAAAATTTAAATTATACATATCTGGACTATACAGTGGAAATGTAATCTTTGATGGAGATTTATTAATTGAAAAGTTGAATCCTTTTACAAATAAAATAGAAAGTTTAAAACCAATAAGCAAAGAAGAAAATACATACTATTTAAATCTTACAAAAATAGATTTAAAGTCTTTATTTAATAACTTTGATGTATATACTAAAAGCTTAGTAAACACAGATAAAGACACAGTTATAAATAACTTAGGAGAAACGCATTCTAAACTTAATGAATATATATGGGTTCAAAGAAACAAAAAGTTCCCACTAGATATAATTATTGTAGATAATAAAATAGTAGGTTTTATCTGTTTATCCAGAGAAACTTGTACTATATTAATTATGGATGGATATGAAGAGTATACTGTATTAAAAGAATGGGAAAAAACTCATAAAAATGAAGAGATATATTCTATAAGATTTGGTGGAAATTATATGATTGATATGAAAGATGGTATAAAACTTTCTACAGATGTATATCTCCCTGATTTTGTAGATTCTACCAAAAAAGCACCGACAATTCTTATGAGAACTCCATATGGAAAAGAAAATGATAAAGAAATATATTATAAATATGTACAAAGAGGATATGCTGTTGTAATACAAGATGTTAGGGGAAGAAATGAATCAGAAGGTAAGTGGGAACCTTTGATTCATGAGAGGGAAGATGGAGATAGTACCATAAATTGGATAGTATCACAGGAATGGTCAAGTGGAATAGTTGGAATGCTTGGAGCATCATATCTTGGTTATGTCCAATGGGCAGCTGCATCTTCAGGCAATAAGCATCTTAAAGCTTTAGTTAGTATAGTAACATCAGGAAGCCCTTTTATTGATATACCAAGAAAAGGAGGAGCTTTTGTATCTGGTATGCTTGCATGGGCATTTATGGTATCAAGAAATAAAGTTGATAGAAGCAAAATGGTAAGAGATGATTGGGATGATGTTTTAAACATACGACCAATAGAAAATATACCTTTTGAAGCTCTTGGATATAGAATTGAATTTCTGGAAGAATGGTTAAAGAGAGTAGAAAAAGATGAGTATTGGGATTTGATGGATTGGCATTTACAAAAAGATAAAATAAATGTACCTGCATTGGTTGTATCTGGGTGGTATGATGATAATAGTATGGGAACTACAGAGGCCTTAGATGTTATAAAGGACTATGAAAAAGGAAAGAGAAAGGCTATTCTAGGTCCATGGATGCATAATTCAAATACTTTAAGAGATATAAATGGTATTTCTTTAGGAAATAGTTCATTAAGATATGATTTGGATTATAATTATCTATTATGGTTTGATAAATACTTAAAAGGTATAGAAAATAACATAGATACGACTGCTCCAGTAGAGTATTACTCTGTAGGTTCTAATAAGTGGAAGACAGAAGAAAATTGGCCAATAATAAATAAGATAGATAAAAGTATGTATCTAATAAGTGATGGAAATGCTAACACATCTTTAGGAAATGGTAGATTAGTATTTGATAATGATTTAGAAGAAAAGTATGATAGTTATATATATAATCCAAAAGACCCATCAGTACAACTAATTGATATGTCAGAGAATGAAGTTGGAGTTCCAAATAACTACAAAGATTTAGAAAAAAGAAGTGATATGTTGTGTTATACATCAGATGCTTTTAGTGAAGAATTTACTGTAACAGGTGATATAAAGTTAGAGTTTTTTGCATCAAGTTCTGCCAAAGATACTGACTGGGTTATAAAAATTATGGACGTGGATTTAGATGGAAATTCAATTAAATTAGCTGATGGTATACTTAGTGCTAGATTTAGAAATAGTTTTTATAAGTCAGAGTTTATGGAAGAAGGAGAGATTTATAAGTTTACGGTTATAACTTCAAAAATATCAAACACGTTTAAAGTTGGTCATAAAATTAGACTAGATATAACATCTAGTGCTAAAAACTTTATTTTCCAAAATAGCAACACGACAGAGGGATATAATAGTATTGAATATATAGAAGCAAAGAATACGATTTACCATGGAGGTAAATATCCATCTAAATTGATATTGCCAATAGAGAATAAGTAAATTTATATAGATTAAATAGTGAGGAGGTGTCTCAAAATGAATTTTTTAGTTCGTGAGACACTTTCTTTTATACGAAATCAAATATATTTTCATCATTTCAACAATGAAAAAGAGGCTTATCTCTCTGTTTTGAGATAGCCTCCTATAAGCTAAATTGATTATTTTGTAGCTGCAACAACGCTCATTTCAACTAACAAATGCTCTCTAGCAAGTCTAGCTTCAACACAAGCTCTAGCAGGTTCAAACCCTTTTTCAACCCAAGCATCCCAAACAGAGTTCATAGCTTCAAAGTCTTTCATATCTCTTAAATAAATAGTAACAGATAGCAAATGTTGCTTATCTGAACCATATTTGTTTAATAAATCTTCTATTTTAGCTAAAACTTCAGTTGTTTGTTCAATTACTCCTCCTTCAGCATGAGTTTGTCCACATAAATAAACTGTATTGTTATGAACTACAGTTCTACTCATTCTTCCAGTTCC from Clostridioides difficile ATCC 9689 = DSM 1296 includes the following:
- a CDS encoding CocE/NonD family hydrolase is translated as MIKFKLYISGLYSGNVIFDGDLLIEKLNPFTNKIESLKPISKEENTYYLNLTKIDLKSLFNNFDVYTKSLVNTDKDTVINNLGETHSKLNEYIWVQRNKKFPLDIIIVDNKIVGFICLSRETCTILIMDGYEEYTVLKEWEKTHKNEEIYSIRFGGNYMIDMKDGIKLSTDVYLPDFVDSTKKAPTILMRTPYGKENDKEIYYKYVQRGYAVVIQDVRGRNESEGKWEPLIHEREDGDSTINWIVSQEWSSGIVGMLGASYLGYVQWAAASSGNKHLKALVSIVTSGSPFIDIPRKGGAFVSGMLAWAFMVSRNKVDRSKMVRDDWDDVLNIRPIENIPFEALGYRIEFLEEWLKRVEKDEYWDLMDWHLQKDKINVPALVVSGWYDDNSMGTTEALDVIKDYEKGKRKAILGPWMHNSNTLRDINGISLGNSSLRYDLDYNYLLWFDKYLKGIENNIDTTAPVEYYSVGSNKWKTEENWPIINKIDKSMYLISDGNANTSLGNGRLVFDNDLEEKYDSYIYNPKDPSVQLIDMSENEVGVPNNYKDLEKRSDMLCYTSDAFSEEFTVTGDIKLEFFASSSAKDTDWVIKIMDVDLDGNSIKLADGILSARFRNSFYKSEFMEEGEIYKFTVITSKISNTFKVGHKIRLDITSSAKNFIFQNSNTTEGYNSIEYIEAKNTIYHGGKYPSKLILPIENK
- a CDS encoding RidA family protein; the protein is MEIKRYEGTGRMSRTVVHNNTVYLCGQTHAEGGVIEQTTEVLAKIEDLLNKYGSDKQHLLSVTIYLRDMKDFEAMNSVWDAWVEKGFEPARACVEARLAREHLLVEMSVVAATK